Proteins encoded in a region of the Paucibacter sediminis genome:
- a CDS encoding lysophospholipid acyltransferase family protein codes for MGALLGRLTWWLAPVYRQRFKANVAQAGLGMAEAGAAIGHIGRMMGELPWMWLRPFSEPLGARVQWDGAELITAALDQGHGLILLTPHLGCFEVTAQAYVEHFSAKYGPLTVLFRPARKAWMRELVDASRERPGLLPAPASLAGVRQMLRALRQGQAVGLLPDQVPPDGLGVWAPFFGKPAYTMTLAGRLAQQTGAVPVLIWGERLPWGRGFVVRVRPGPVIAREDTPECAATAVNQSMESIIRQLPGQYLWSYNRYKAPRRVDVAALGDGS; via the coding sequence TTGGGCGCCCTGCTGGGCCGCCTGACCTGGTGGCTGGCGCCGGTCTATCGCCAGCGTTTCAAGGCCAATGTGGCGCAGGCCGGCCTGGGCATGGCCGAGGCCGGTGCGGCCATCGGCCACATCGGCCGCATGATGGGCGAGCTGCCCTGGATGTGGTTGCGCCCCTTCAGTGAGCCGCTGGGGGCGCGCGTGCAATGGGATGGTGCGGAGCTGATCACGGCGGCGCTGGACCAGGGCCACGGCCTGATCCTGCTGACGCCGCACCTGGGCTGCTTCGAGGTCACGGCGCAGGCCTATGTGGAACATTTCAGTGCCAAGTACGGGCCGCTGACGGTGCTGTTCCGCCCGGCGCGCAAGGCCTGGATGCGCGAACTGGTGGATGCCTCGCGCGAGCGCCCGGGCCTGCTGCCGGCGCCCGCCAGCCTGGCGGGTGTGCGTCAGATGCTGCGCGCGCTGCGCCAGGGCCAGGCGGTGGGCCTGCTGCCCGACCAGGTGCCGCCCGATGGCCTGGGCGTGTGGGCGCCGTTCTTCGGCAAGCCGGCCTACACCATGACCCTGGCCGGCCGCCTGGCCCAGCAGACCGGTGCCGTGCCGGTGCTGATCTGGGGTGAGCGCCTGCCCTGGGGGCGTGGCTTTGTGGTGCGGGTGCGACCCGGCCCGGTGATCGCGCGCGAAGACACGCCAGAATGCGCGGCCACCGCCGTCAATCAGTCCATGGAATCCATCATCCGCCAGCTGCCCGGGCAATATCTCTGGAGCTACAACCGCTACAAGGCACCGCGCCGCGTGGACGTGGCCGCCCTGGGGGATGGCTCGTGA
- the metK gene encoding methionine adenosyltransferase yields the protein MANDFLFTSESVSEGHPDKVADQISDAILDAIFTQDPRSRVAAETLTNTGLVVLAGEITTNAHVDYIQVARDTIKRIGYDNTEYGIDYKGCAVLVAYDKQSNDIAQGVDHASDDHLNTGAGDQGLMFGYACDETPELMPAPIYYAHRLVERQAQLRKDGRLPFLRPDAKSQVTMRYVDGKPHSIDTVVLSSQHAPEMSLGDKMKPEFYEAVIEEIIKPVLPKEWLKETKYLVNPTGRFVIGGPQGDCGLTGRKIIVDTYGGACPHGGGAFSGKDPTKVDRSAAYAARYVAKNIVAAGLARQCQIQVAYAIGVAKPMNVTVYTEGTGVISDDKIAAIVNEVFDLRPKGIIQMLDLLRPIYGKTAAYGHFGREEPEFSWEARDKVNVLRDLAGLKG from the coding sequence GTGGCGAACGACTTTCTGTTTACTTCCGAATCCGTTTCCGAGGGCCACCCCGACAAGGTAGCCGATCAGATCTCGGACGCGATTCTGGATGCAATCTTCACCCAGGACCCGCGTTCGCGCGTGGCCGCGGAAACCCTCACCAACACCGGCCTGGTGGTGCTGGCGGGCGAGATCACGACCAACGCCCATGTGGACTACATCCAGGTGGCGCGTGACACCATCAAGCGCATCGGCTACGACAACACCGAGTACGGCATCGACTACAAGGGCTGTGCGGTGCTGGTGGCCTATGACAAGCAGAGCAACGACATCGCCCAGGGCGTGGACCACGCCAGCGACGACCACCTCAACACCGGCGCCGGCGACCAGGGCCTGATGTTCGGCTATGCCTGCGACGAGACGCCCGAGCTGATGCCCGCGCCGATCTACTACGCCCACCGTCTGGTGGAGCGCCAGGCCCAGCTGCGCAAGGACGGCCGCCTGCCCTTCCTGCGCCCCGATGCGAAGAGCCAGGTGACGATGCGCTATGTGGACGGCAAGCCACACTCGATCGACACCGTGGTGCTGTCCAGCCAGCACGCACCCGAGATGAGCCTGGGCGACAAGATGAAGCCCGAGTTCTACGAGGCCGTGATCGAGGAGATCATCAAGCCGGTGCTGCCCAAGGAATGGCTCAAGGAGACCAAGTACCTGGTCAACCCGACCGGCCGCTTCGTCATCGGCGGGCCGCAGGGCGACTGCGGCCTCACCGGCCGCAAGATCATCGTCGACACCTATGGCGGCGCCTGCCCGCACGGCGGCGGCGCGTTCTCGGGCAAGGATCCGACCAAGGTGGACCGCTCGGCCGCCTATGCCGCCCGCTACGTGGCCAAGAACATCGTGGCCGCCGGCCTGGCGCGCCAGTGCCAGATCCAGGTGGCCTACGCGATCGGCGTGGCCAAGCCCATGAACGTGACCGTCTACACCGAGGGCACGGGCGTGATCTCGGACGACAAGATCGCCGCCATCGTCAACGAGGTGTTCGACCTGCGTCCCAAGGGCATCATCCAGATGCTGGACCTGCTGCGCCCGATCTACGGCAAGACCGCGGCCTACGGCCACTTCGGCCGCGAAGAGCCCGAGTTCAGCTGGGAAGCGCGCGACAAGGTGAACGTGCTGCGCGATCTGGCCGGACTGAAGGGCTGA